From one Misgurnus anguillicaudatus chromosome 2, ASM2758022v2, whole genome shotgun sequence genomic stretch:
- the hhatla gene encoding hedgehog acyltransferase like, a isoform X1: MGIKAALPKYELYCYTAVLSLALLWAASWIIDASSENVNRKAFRDNIKPGWHYFGRKMDVSDFEWVMWFTTFRNHILFALFGHVIFAKICSMLSPKIGIDGCKNRSLIYMMYGSLAVLITMGWTYISVILSHCIVIYSVALMKKKWLCFVAGLTSLASIKMEPFNTWQEGFVTGSFDLQDILFYGGCGFSIMRCMSFALENCEKKDGNYTFMDLIKYNFYLPFFFFGPVMTFDRFHEQANNPNLTRKEREMWNITTHALVHLGAILVVDVFFHYLYILTIPSDLKLVKQLSDWSLAGLAYSNLVYDWVKAAVMFGVINTVSRLDHLDPPQPPKCITMLYVFAETHFDRGINDWLCKYVYDYIGENHDNIFKELIATICTFAVTTLWLGPCEIVYIWSFFNCFGLNFELWVAKLFSLPPFSTIERNILSEAMSRRIRGLFNAVNFWQIVLYNVLALNSLDFAQLVAKRLLFKGFPMSTLLVLFVTYCGVQLIKERERKQALLEEPEPAPTPESGKQKAE; the protein is encoded by the exons ATGGGGATCAAGGCAGCCCTTCCCAAGTATGAGCTTTATTGCTATACTGCTGTTCTCTCTCTTGCACTCCTATGGGCAGCCAGCTGGATCATTGATGCCTCTAGTG AAAATGTTAACAGGAAGGCATTTCGGGACAATATAAAACCAGGATGGCACTATTTTGGCCGGAAAATG GATGTGTCAGATTTTGAGTGGGTTATGTGGTTTACCACATTCCGTAACCATATCCTGTTTGCCCTCTTCGGTCATGTGATCTTTGCCAAGATCTGCTCAATGCTGTCACCAAAG ATTGGTATAGATGGATGTAAG AACAGATCATTGATCTATATGATGTATGGATCTCTAGCTGTCCTGATTACTATGGGATGGACATACATCTCTGTCATTCTGTCTCACTGCATCGTCATCTACAGTGTGGCTCTTATGAAGAAGAAGTGGCTCTGCTTTGTGGCTGGACTTACCAGCCTGGCATCTATCAAGATGGAGCCCTTTAACACCTGGCAG GAAGGCTTTGTGACAGGTTCCTTTGATCTGCAAGACATTTTGTTCTATGGAGGTTGTGGGTTTTCTATTATGCGCTGTATGAGTTTTGCCTTGGAGAACTGTGAAAAGAAAGATGGTAACTACACGTTCATGGATCTGATCAAGTACAACTTCTACCTCCCCTTCTTCTTCTTTGGACCTGTCATGACCTTTGATCGATTCCATGAGCAG GCTAACAACCCTAACTTGACTCGTAAAGAACGAGAGATGTGGAACATCACCACTCATGCTTTGGTTCACCTTGGTGCTATTTTGGTGGTGGATGTCTTCTTCCATTACTTGTACATTTTGACCATCCCTAGCGACCTGAAGCTTGTCAAGCAACTGTCTGACTGGTCACTGG CTGGTTTGGCATACTCCAATCTAGTGTATGACTGGGTGAAAGCAGCAGTCATGTTTGGTGTCATTAATACTGTATCAAGACTGGACCATCTGGATCCTCCTCAGCCACCAAAATGCATCACAATGCTCTACGTCTTTGCTGAAAC gCATTTTGACAGAGGAATCAATGACTGGTTATGCAA ATACGTCTATGACTATATTGgagaaaaccatgataatatctTTAAGGAGCTTATTGCGACCATCTGCACGTTTGCTGTCACAACTCTGTGGCTTGGCCCTTGTGAAATAGTTTACATCTGGTCTTTCTTTAACTGTTTTGGACTAAACTTTGAACTGTGGGTGGCGAAGTTGTTCTCTCTGCCTCCATTTTCTACCATTGAG agGAATATTTTATCTGAGGCGATGTCAAGACGAATCAGGGGCTTGTTTAATGCTGTCAACTTCTGGCAAATCGTCCTGTATAACGTCCTGGCACTGAACAGTCTGGATTTTGCTCAGCTGGTTGCTAAGAGACTGCTCTTTAAAG
- the hhatla gene encoding hedgehog acyltransferase like, a isoform X2, whose protein sequence is MGIKAALPKYELYCYTAVLSLALLWAASWIIDASSENVNRKAFRDNIKPGWHYFGRKMDVSDFEWVMWFTTFRNHILFALFGHVIFAKICSMLSPKNRSLIYMMYGSLAVLITMGWTYISVILSHCIVIYSVALMKKKWLCFVAGLTSLASIKMEPFNTWQEGFVTGSFDLQDILFYGGCGFSIMRCMSFALENCEKKDGNYTFMDLIKYNFYLPFFFFGPVMTFDRFHEQANNPNLTRKEREMWNITTHALVHLGAILVVDVFFHYLYILTIPSDLKLVKQLSDWSLAGLAYSNLVYDWVKAAVMFGVINTVSRLDHLDPPQPPKCITMLYVFAETHFDRGINDWLCKYVYDYIGENHDNIFKELIATICTFAVTTLWLGPCEIVYIWSFFNCFGLNFELWVAKLFSLPPFSTIERNILSEAMSRRIRGLFNAVNFWQIVLYNVLALNSLDFAQLVAKRLLFKGFPMSTLLVLFVTYCGVQLIKERERKQALLEEPEPAPTPESGKQKAE, encoded by the exons ATGGGGATCAAGGCAGCCCTTCCCAAGTATGAGCTTTATTGCTATACTGCTGTTCTCTCTCTTGCACTCCTATGGGCAGCCAGCTGGATCATTGATGCCTCTAGTG AAAATGTTAACAGGAAGGCATTTCGGGACAATATAAAACCAGGATGGCACTATTTTGGCCGGAAAATG GATGTGTCAGATTTTGAGTGGGTTATGTGGTTTACCACATTCCGTAACCATATCCTGTTTGCCCTCTTCGGTCATGTGATCTTTGCCAAGATCTGCTCAATGCTGTCACCAAAG AACAGATCATTGATCTATATGATGTATGGATCTCTAGCTGTCCTGATTACTATGGGATGGACATACATCTCTGTCATTCTGTCTCACTGCATCGTCATCTACAGTGTGGCTCTTATGAAGAAGAAGTGGCTCTGCTTTGTGGCTGGACTTACCAGCCTGGCATCTATCAAGATGGAGCCCTTTAACACCTGGCAG GAAGGCTTTGTGACAGGTTCCTTTGATCTGCAAGACATTTTGTTCTATGGAGGTTGTGGGTTTTCTATTATGCGCTGTATGAGTTTTGCCTTGGAGAACTGTGAAAAGAAAGATGGTAACTACACGTTCATGGATCTGATCAAGTACAACTTCTACCTCCCCTTCTTCTTCTTTGGACCTGTCATGACCTTTGATCGATTCCATGAGCAG GCTAACAACCCTAACTTGACTCGTAAAGAACGAGAGATGTGGAACATCACCACTCATGCTTTGGTTCACCTTGGTGCTATTTTGGTGGTGGATGTCTTCTTCCATTACTTGTACATTTTGACCATCCCTAGCGACCTGAAGCTTGTCAAGCAACTGTCTGACTGGTCACTGG CTGGTTTGGCATACTCCAATCTAGTGTATGACTGGGTGAAAGCAGCAGTCATGTTTGGTGTCATTAATACTGTATCAAGACTGGACCATCTGGATCCTCCTCAGCCACCAAAATGCATCACAATGCTCTACGTCTTTGCTGAAAC gCATTTTGACAGAGGAATCAATGACTGGTTATGCAA ATACGTCTATGACTATATTGgagaaaaccatgataatatctTTAAGGAGCTTATTGCGACCATCTGCACGTTTGCTGTCACAACTCTGTGGCTTGGCCCTTGTGAAATAGTTTACATCTGGTCTTTCTTTAACTGTTTTGGACTAAACTTTGAACTGTGGGTGGCGAAGTTGTTCTCTCTGCCTCCATTTTCTACCATTGAG agGAATATTTTATCTGAGGCGATGTCAAGACGAATCAGGGGCTTGTTTAATGCTGTCAACTTCTGGCAAATCGTCCTGTATAACGTCCTGGCACTGAACAGTCTGGATTTTGCTCAGCTGGTTGCTAAGAGACTGCTCTTTAAAG